In Balaenoptera ricei isolate mBalRic1 chromosome 7, mBalRic1.hap2, whole genome shotgun sequence, a single window of DNA contains:
- the SLC16A14 gene encoding monocarboxylate transporter 14 encodes MYTSHEDVGYDFEDDPKDKKTLKPHPNIDGGWAWMMVLSSFFVHILIMGSQMALGVLNVEWLEEFHQSRGLTAWVSSLSMGVTLIVGPFIGLFINTCGCRQTTIIGGLLNSLGWVLSAYAGNVHYLFITFGVAAGFGSGMAYLPAVVMVGRYFQKRRALAQGLSTTGTGFGTFLMTVLLKYLCAEYGWRNAMFIQGAVSLNLCVCGALMRPLSPGTDGDDPEGKEPHVLPAHSTESVRSSGHLGGAEEKGGGPGTEDSLGDTPAQACHEKAAHRKDVCAFRVLKTVSRLTVRVRKGFRDWYLGYFGTASLFTNRMFVAFIFWALFAYSSFVIPFIHLPEIVNLYNLSEQNDVFPLTSIIAIVHIFGKVILGVVADLPCISVWNVFLMTNFTLVLSIFILPLMHTYAGLAVICALIGFSSGYFSLMPVVTEDLVGIEHLANAYGIIICANGISALLGPPFAGWIYDITQKYDFSFYICGLLYVVGILFLLIQPCIQIIEQSRKKYMGGANA; translated from the exons ATGTATACAAGTCATGAAGACGTTGGGTATGATTTTGAAGATGACCCCAAAGATAAGAAGACACTTAAACCCCACCCAAACATTGATGGCGGATGGGCTTGGATGAtggtcctttcctctttctttgtgCACATCCTCATCATGGGCTCCCAGATGGCCCTGGGAGTCCTCAATGTGGAGTGGCTTGAAGAATTCCATCAGAGCCGTGGCCTGACGGCATGGGTCAGCTCCCTCAGCATGGGTGTCACCTTGATTGTGG GACCTTTCATTGGCTTGTTCATTAACACCTGTGGGTGCCGCCAGACCACGATCATCGGAGGGCTGCTGAACTCCCTGGGCTGGGTGTTGAGTGCCTACGCTGGAAACGTGCATTATCTCTTCATTACCTTCGGAGTGGCAGCCG GCTTTGGCAGCGGGATGGCCTACTTGCCGGCCGTGGTCATGGTGGGCAGGTACTTCCAGAAGAGGCGCGCGCTCGCCCAGGGCCTCAGCACCACCGGGACCGGGTTTGGCACATTCCTCATGACGGTTTTGCTCAAGTACCTGTGCGCAGAGTACGGATGGCGGAATGCCATGTTCATCCAAGGCGCGGTGTCCCTGAACCTGTGTGTTTGCGGGGCGCTCATGAGGCCCCTCTCTCCTGGGACGGATGGAGACGACCCAGAAGGGAAAGAGCCACACGTCCTCCCGGCTCACTCCACCGAATCTGTTAGGTCCAGTGGACATCTGGGCGGAGCGGAAGAGAAGGGGGGCGGCCCCGGCACCGAGGACTCCCTCGGGGACACGCCAGCCCAGGCGTGCCACGAGAAGGCTGCACACAGAAAGGACGTGTGCGCCTTTCGGGTTCTGAAGACCGTGAGCCGCCTGACCGTGAGGGTCAGGAAGGGCTTCCGGGATTGGTACTTGGGCTATTTTGGGACAGCCTCGCTCTTTACTAATCGGATGTTTGTTGCCTTTATTTTCTGGGCTCTGTTTGCATACAGCAGCTTTGTCATCCCTTTCATTCACCTCCCAGAAATAGTCAATTTGTATAATTTATCAGAGCAAAACGATGTTTTCCCTCTGACTTCGATCATAGCGATAGTTCATATCTTCGGAAAAGTGATCCTCGGCGTCGTGGCCGACTTACCTTGCATCAGCGTTTGGAATGTCTTCCTGATGACCAACTTCACCCTAGTCCTCAGCATTTTTATTCTGCCCCTGATGCACACGTACGCTGGCCTGGCAGTCATCTGTGCACTGATAGGGTTTTCCAGCGGTTATTTCTCCCTGATGCCGGTGGTGACTGAAGACTTGGTGGGGATTGAGCACTTAGCCAACGCGTACGGCATCATCATCTGTGCTAACGGCATCTCTGCGTTGCTGGGACCACCTTTTGCAG